One part of the Sphingobium yanoikuyae genome encodes these proteins:
- a CDS encoding ATP-binding protein, with protein sequence MNDALLTRIAEALERLAPPPASSADLAAAPAYVWDGVAIRAVDAFDPVDYDLLTGIDAQKSALLDNSRRHAAGHAAHDVLLWGARGTGKSATVASVVGKLQAEGQDIALLQCAIDELASLPALFTLLRSTTRPFILFLDDLGFDEGVGDARALRSLLQGGTAARPANVRLYVTSNRRHIVPRNLSEQDDPINPRDVVDDKMALSDRFGLSLGFHALDQDAYVAIVEGYAQALGLSVEPLDAIQWATQRGSRSGRVAWQYVVELAGRHGLSV encoded by the coding sequence ATGAACGACGCCCTGCTGACCCGTATCGCCGAAGCGCTGGAACGGCTCGCGCCGCCGCCGGCTTCCTCTGCCGACCTTGCGGCTGCACCCGCCTATGTGTGGGACGGGGTGGCGATCCGCGCTGTGGATGCGTTCGACCCGGTGGATTATGATCTGCTGACCGGTATCGATGCGCAGAAGAGCGCGCTGCTGGACAATAGCCGTCGTCATGCCGCCGGCCATGCCGCGCATGACGTGTTGCTGTGGGGCGCGCGCGGCACCGGCAAGTCGGCGACCGTGGCCTCGGTGGTCGGCAAGCTGCAGGCGGAAGGGCAGGACATCGCCCTGCTGCAATGCGCGATCGACGAACTGGCCAGCCTGCCGGCGCTCTTCACCCTGCTGCGCAGCACGACCCGGCCCTTCATCCTGTTCCTCGACGATCTGGGCTTTGACGAAGGCGTGGGCGATGCCCGCGCGCTGCGCTCGCTGCTCCAGGGCGGCACCGCTGCGCGCCCGGCCAATGTCCGCCTCTATGTGACGTCCAACCGCCGCCATATCGTGCCGCGCAACCTGTCGGAACAGGATGATCCGATCAATCCGCGCGACGTGGTCGATGACAAGATGGCGCTGTCGGACCGGTTCGGCCTCAGCCTCGGCTTCCATGCGCTTGACCAGGACGCCTATGTCGCCATTGTCGAGGGCTATGCGCAGGCGCTGGGCCTCAGCGTCGAGCCGCTCGACGCGATCCAGTGGGCAACCCAGCGGGGCAGCCGCTCGGGCCGCGTTGCCTGGCAATATGTGGTCGAACTTGCCGGCCGTCACGGCCTTTCGGTCTGA
- a CDS encoding PQQ-dependent sugar dehydrogenase: MKKHFIAIPLVALVIAGGAFLYFAQGDTAQLPAGADVGREPRFTTPRNEFFPTVNIAEVKPWKAGEKPVAAKGLVVERFAEGLSHPRSLLRLPNGDILTAETNSQPRPQTGIVSRVMNFLMNKAGAGVPSPDRISLLRDTDGDGKADTKTVFLSGLYSPYGMALIGDTLYVANTNALMAFPYKEGETKISDKGRKILNLPAQAPNMHWTRSLTVGPNGLLYVGVGSNSNIGENGLESEANRAAVLEVNPKTGDYRIYASGLRNPVGLAFEPRSGVLWGVVNERDMLGGDLVPDYLTRVEFGAFYGWPWNYWGGYEDRRVQPQRPEIREYTKRPDYALGNHVAPLGLSFSKDAQLGAAYGNGAFVGLHGSWNRKPAAGYKVVFIPFEDNGEVGKAKPTDVLTGFLDAQGAARGRPVDVTVDAKGALLVADDVGGVVWRVTRAQ; encoded by the coding sequence ATGAAGAAGCATTTCATCGCCATCCCCCTCGTCGCGCTGGTCATTGCCGGCGGCGCCTTCCTCTATTTCGCGCAGGGCGACACGGCCCAGTTGCCGGCCGGTGCCGATGTCGGCCGGGAACCGCGCTTCACCACGCCGCGCAACGAGTTTTTCCCGACGGTCAACATCGCCGAAGTGAAGCCGTGGAAGGCCGGGGAAAAGCCGGTCGCCGCCAAGGGACTGGTGGTCGAGCGCTTCGCCGAGGGGCTGAGCCATCCGCGATCGCTGCTGCGCCTGCCCAATGGCGACATATTGACGGCCGAGACCAACAGCCAGCCGCGCCCGCAGACCGGCATCGTCAGCCGGGTGATGAATTTCCTGATGAACAAGGCCGGCGCCGGCGTCCCCTCGCCCGACCGCATCAGCCTGCTGCGCGACACCGATGGCGACGGCAAGGCGGACACCAAGACGGTGTTCCTGAGCGGCCTCTACTCGCCCTATGGCATGGCGCTGATCGGCGACACCCTCTATGTCGCCAACACCAATGCGCTGATGGCCTTCCCCTATAAGGAAGGCGAGACCAAGATCAGCGACAAGGGGCGGAAGATTCTGAACCTGCCTGCCCAGGCACCGAACATGCACTGGACCCGCAGCCTGACCGTCGGCCCCAACGGGCTGCTCTATGTCGGCGTCGGATCGAACAGCAATATCGGCGAAAATGGTCTGGAAAGCGAAGCGAACCGCGCCGCCGTGCTGGAGGTCAATCCCAAGACCGGCGACTATCGCATCTATGCGTCGGGCCTGCGCAACCCGGTCGGCTTGGCGTTCGAACCCAGGAGCGGCGTGCTGTGGGGCGTGGTCAATGAGCGCGACATGCTGGGCGGCGACCTGGTCCCCGACTATCTGACCCGCGTCGAATTCGGTGCCTTCTATGGCTGGCCGTGGAATTACTGGGGCGGCTATGAGGATCGCCGGGTCCAGCCGCAGCGGCCGGAAATCCGCGAATATACCAAGCGCCCCGACTATGCGCTGGGCAATCATGTCGCGCCGCTGGGCTTGAGCTTCTCCAAGGATGCGCAGCTTGGCGCCGCCTATGGCAATGGCGCCTTTGTCGGCCTGCATGGCAGCTGGAACCGCAAGCCGGCCGCCGGCTACAAGGTCGTGTTCATTCCGTTCGAGGATAATGGCGAAGTCGGCAAGGCCAAGCCGACCGACGTGCTGACCGGATTTCTCGACGCACAGGGCGCGGCGCGTGGCCGCCCGGTCGACGTGACCGTGGACGCCAAGGGCGCACTGCTGGTGGCGGACGATGTCGGCGGTGTCGTCTGGCGGGTGACCCGCGCCCAATAA
- the argC gene encoding N-acetyl-gamma-glutamyl-phosphate reductase, which yields MTTKIFIDGGHGTTGIEIADRLADRPELSLITVDEKDRRNMAARRDALNAADIVILCLPDDAARESVSMIDNDNTRVIDASTAHRVADGWTYGFPELEPGHRERLANSRFVANPGCWPTGFLGLVRPLVLAGLLPADWPVTVSGASGYSGGGKAMIAEYEGAEGAPTAFRAYGLSLAHKHVPEMTRYSGLAHPPLFAPAVANAYRGMLVEVPLQLRAMPGTPSPADIHAALAAAYAGSPIVGVTPLADSEAMAQIEVEHVGATDRLSLSVFGNAQSGQARLVATLDNLGKGAAGAAVQNLNILAGLPETAGLRL from the coding sequence GTGACCACGAAGATCTTCATCGACGGCGGCCATGGCACCACCGGCATCGAGATTGCCGATCGCCTGGCCGACCGGCCCGAACTGTCGCTGATCACGGTCGACGAGAAGGATCGCCGCAACATGGCGGCCCGGCGCGACGCGCTGAACGCGGCCGATATCGTGATCCTGTGCCTGCCCGACGATGCCGCGCGCGAATCCGTGTCGATGATCGACAATGACAACACCCGCGTGATCGACGCATCGACCGCGCACCGCGTCGCCGACGGCTGGACCTATGGCTTCCCCGAACTGGAGCCGGGCCATCGCGAGCGACTGGCCAACAGCCGCTTCGTCGCCAATCCCGGCTGCTGGCCGACCGGCTTCCTGGGCCTGGTCCGTCCGCTGGTACTGGCCGGCCTGCTGCCGGCCGACTGGCCGGTGACGGTATCGGGCGCGTCGGGCTATTCGGGTGGCGGCAAGGCGATGATCGCCGAATATGAGGGCGCCGAGGGCGCCCCGACCGCCTTCCGCGCCTATGGCCTGAGCCTGGCGCACAAGCATGTACCGGAAATGACCCGCTATTCGGGCCTGGCCCATCCGCCGCTGTTCGCGCCGGCCGTCGCCAATGCCTATCGCGGCATGCTGGTGGAAGTGCCGTTGCAACTGCGCGCCATGCCCGGCACGCCATCCCCGGCGGACATCCATGCCGCGCTGGCCGCCGCCTATGCAGGGTCGCCGATCGTCGGCGTGACGCCGCTGGCCGACAGCGAAGCCATGGCACAGATTGAGGTCGAGCATGTCGGCGCGACCGACCGCCTGTCACTGTCGGTGTTCGGCAATGCGCAGAGCGGCCAGGCGCGTCTGGTCGCCACGCTCGACAATCTGGGCAAGGGGGCGGCGGGTGCCGCCGTGCAGAATCTCAATATCCTGGCCGGCCTGCCGGAGACCGCCGGGCTGCGGCTCTAA